Proteins from one Candidatus Hydrogenedentota bacterium genomic window:
- a CDS encoding exo-alpha-sialidase, which yields MNLPEIGIRVACIAHVALAAITAVAQQSPAPPTSIAEFQEKPVMVQLKDGTLAGYFVRTETDKQIVTVRTSGDLGDTWSEESPVLEMSTEPGYYNLPEALVDRDGEVHLFFINAARTVQASGGEENRPKTGDWRDSRLDIWHARSRDGRTRWEAPKKVWEGYTGALNSVIQMDSGRILLPFSCLTKRTWANRGDGLAAFTFYGQFDSTLIYSDDGGDTWTWPDVRLKVPTPDIVAAYGSVEPVVIQLKDGRVWMLIRTQQGRFYESFSNDGATWSDPMPSAIVSSDSPAGIVRLTDGRLVLFWNNCQRYPYAYGGRQVLHAAISDDDGAHWQGYREVARDPLRNEPPPPGGDHGTAYPFPFPLNDGRCVFVTGQGYGRVLCKVVDPAWLLEKQQREDFSTGLENWSVFGTKGVELTEDPQRSGARVLSIRKVEKGWPACAVWNFPANSKGALTIRLRAKPNFQNLTAGITDHFSAPFDYEDRFNNLFTINLGPIELSQDKAHTLEFRWDCLKRTCDVSVDGAVLATLPQTRWSLTPCYLRLRSETEDTNDGGVEILEVSVDTAS from the coding sequence ATGAATCTCCCTGAAATCGGTATTCGCGTGGCGTGCATCGCGCACGTTGCGCTGGCTGCAATCACGGCAGTCGCGCAGCAATCTCCCGCGCCGCCCACATCCATTGCCGAATTCCAGGAAAAACCGGTGATGGTGCAGCTCAAGGACGGAACACTTGCCGGCTATTTCGTGCGGACGGAAACGGACAAGCAAATTGTTACGGTCCGAACGTCGGGCGATCTCGGCGATACATGGTCTGAAGAATCGCCTGTCCTGGAAATGTCCACCGAGCCCGGCTACTACAATCTCCCCGAAGCGCTCGTCGATCGCGACGGCGAAGTGCATCTGTTCTTCATCAATGCCGCGCGCACGGTACAGGCAAGCGGTGGTGAGGAGAATAGACCCAAAACCGGTGACTGGCGCGACAGCCGGCTGGACATCTGGCACGCGCGCTCGCGCGACGGCCGCACGCGATGGGAAGCGCCGAAGAAGGTGTGGGAAGGCTACACCGGCGCGCTGAATTCCGTCATTCAAATGGATTCGGGCCGCATTCTCCTGCCGTTCTCGTGCCTTACCAAGCGCACGTGGGCCAATCGAGGCGACGGTCTTGCCGCATTCACCTTCTACGGCCAGTTCGATTCGACGTTGATCTATTCCGACGACGGCGGCGACACATGGACCTGGCCGGACGTGCGCCTGAAAGTCCCCACGCCCGACATCGTTGCCGCTTACGGCTCGGTCGAGCCCGTAGTCATTCAACTGAAAGACGGCCGCGTGTGGATGTTGATCCGCACGCAACAGGGCCGCTTCTACGAATCCTTCTCAAACGACGGCGCAACCTGGTCCGATCCGATGCCTTCCGCCATCGTATCATCCGATTCGCCCGCGGGCATCGTACGGTTGACAGACGGGCGCCTGGTCTTGTTCTGGAACAATTGTCAGCGGTATCCATATGCGTATGGAGGAAGGCAAGTGCTGCACGCGGCAATATCCGATGACGATGGCGCGCACTGGCAGGGCTACCGTGAAGTCGCGCGAGATCCCCTTCGCAACGAACCGCCTCCGCCCGGCGGTGATCACGGCACCGCCTATCCGTTCCCGTTCCCGCTCAATGACGGCCGATGCGTGTTCGTCACCGGACAAGGCTACGGGCGCGTCCTCTGCAAAGTTGTCGACCCCGCATGGCTCCTTGAAAAACAACAGCGCGAGGATTTCTCCACAGGCCTCGAAAACTGGTCCGTCTTCGGCACAAAAGGCGTCGAACTTACCGAAGACCCACAACGCAGCGGCGCAAGAGTACTGTCCATTCGTAAAGTGGAAAAAGGTTGGCCCGCCTGCGCCGTCTGGAATTTCCCCGCCAATAGCAAAGGAGCATTAACGATTCGATTGCGCGCCAAGCCGAATTTCCAAAATCTTACCGCCGGTATAACCGACCACTTTTCGGCTCCGTTCGATTACGAAGACCGCTTCAACAATCTCTTCACAATAAATCTCGGTCCGATCGAACTGTCTCAAGACAAAGCGCACACGCTCGAATTCCGTTGGGACTGTCTGAAACGGACCTGTGACGTGAGCGTCGATGGCGCTGTTCTAGCAACTCTTCCGCAAACGCGTTGGAGCCTTACCCCATGCTATTTGCGGCTCCGCTCCGAGACGGAAGACACCAACGACGGCGGCGTGGAGATTCTGGAAGTCTCCGTCGATACTGCATCGTAA
- a CDS encoding exo-alpha-sialidase has translation MPTVRIEATGYVYRNPAPNVFARQAYFPSIVQLPGGALLASFDMGSAMENRDVRTYTSRSDDGASSWSPPALIYDPTDLKYPASTLGRISKLSSGSLVAVVLVCDRSRVSEGLANVQTEGYVETRFATLTSDDNGRSWTQPRWVTPPMDWNAFEICSPIVETRPGRWLLPTSVWRRWNGDCAPGMKAVAFVSDDAGATWLHCAEVFDLWDNTITAWEQKHTQLSDGRWLVVCWAYDYAQSKSAPNRYTFSLDQGRTFGPAHVAPIAGETCTPFALTDNHVLFVYRRVDERGLWAQLARFEDERWIPLTDEPLWGAGREAYTQNSANKMEEMSTLQFGYPQCVRLGDGSVLVVFWCVERCVACIRWLRLRVSQ, from the coding sequence ATGCCCACCGTTCGTATCGAAGCCACGGGCTACGTCTACCGCAATCCCGCGCCGAACGTGTTCGCGCGGCAGGCATATTTTCCATCCATCGTCCAACTTCCCGGTGGCGCGCTCCTCGCATCGTTCGACATGGGCAGCGCGATGGAGAACAGAGACGTCCGCACCTACACCTCGCGTTCGGACGACGGCGCCTCGTCGTGGTCCCCGCCCGCGCTGATTTACGACCCAACCGACCTCAAGTACCCGGCATCCACGCTCGGGCGCATTTCGAAATTGTCGAGTGGCTCGCTTGTGGCGGTCGTTCTCGTGTGCGATCGATCGCGGGTGAGCGAAGGGTTGGCGAACGTCCAGACCGAAGGCTACGTCGAAACGCGCTTCGCCACGTTGACCTCTGACGACAACGGCCGCTCCTGGACCCAGCCGCGCTGGGTAACGCCGCCAATGGACTGGAACGCCTTCGAGATTTGCTCGCCGATTGTCGAAACGAGACCAGGCCGCTGGCTGTTGCCGACGTCTGTCTGGCGCCGTTGGAACGGCGATTGCGCGCCGGGCATGAAAGCTGTCGCGTTTGTGTCTGACGACGCCGGCGCGACGTGGCTACATTGCGCCGAAGTGTTCGACCTCTGGGATAACACCATCACCGCATGGGAGCAGAAACACACGCAACTGTCCGACGGCCGGTGGCTTGTCGTATGCTGGGCCTACGACTACGCACAATCGAAGAGCGCGCCGAATCGCTATACATTCTCGCTCGATCAGGGCCGCACATTTGGTCCGGCCCATGTTGCGCCGATCGCGGGTGAAACGTGCACGCCGTTTGCGCTAACGGACAACCATGTACTCTTCGTGTACCGGCGCGTGGACGAGCGCGGCCTGTGGGCGCAGCTCGCGCGGTTCGAGGACGAACGCTGGATTCCGTTAACCGACGAACCGCTCTGGGGCGCCGGCCGCGAAGCGTACACGCAGAACTCCGCAAATAAAATGGAAGAAATGAGCACGCTGCAGTTTGGCTATCCGCAGTGCGTACGGCTCGGCGACGGCTCGGTCCTCGTCGTGTTCTGGTGCGTCGAGCGGTGCGTGGCGTGCATCCGTTGGCTGCGGCTCCGGGTTTCGCAATGA
- a CDS encoding PQQ-like beta-propeller repeat protein — protein sequence MRFGVLVLGVAFCTSSAIANEDWADWRGPTANGRSDAALPLHWSETENIVWKTAIHDLGHSTPVVWGGQVWLTTAKEDGTVLYAVCIDGKSGNIVHDIEVFRVQEPQRINPHNTYASPSPAIEEGRVYVHYGSAGTAGIDTASGEVLWRRTDLNCDHMQGPASSPILFEDLVIVTVEGTDNQFMAALNKMTGDTVWRYDRPADLYTDAIQGVYKKSYQTPVIVDIDGEPQLISNGALLVTGHEPRTGKEVWRVRYRDDSTISRIVSGHGLLFVNTGGSPGATQLFAIKQGGAGDVTDTHVVWRMLEDAPHESSPVLVDDLLYTMSEGATLICTDATTGEQVWSQRSSGDYWASLLATNDRVYIPGRKGATTVIATGREYRELAVNRLDGDLWASPAVIGNALLLRTKTHLYRIEE from the coding sequence ATGCGGTTCGGTGTCTTGGTACTTGGTGTCGCGTTTTGTACGAGTTCGGCGATCGCTAACGAAGACTGGGCGGACTGGCGAGGCCCGACGGCAAACGGGCGAAGCGATGCGGCGCTTCCGCTCCACTGGTCGGAAACGGAAAATATCGTCTGGAAGACGGCCATCCATGATTTGGGCCATTCGACTCCCGTGGTGTGGGGCGGTCAAGTCTGGCTCACCACCGCGAAAGAAGACGGCACAGTACTCTATGCCGTCTGCATTGACGGTAAATCGGGGAACATCGTCCACGATATCGAAGTGTTCCGCGTGCAGGAGCCGCAGCGGATAAACCCCCACAATACTTACGCGTCGCCGTCGCCGGCGATCGAGGAAGGCCGTGTCTACGTCCATTACGGCTCCGCAGGCACGGCCGGCATCGACACGGCGTCCGGTGAAGTCCTGTGGCGGCGAACGGACTTGAACTGCGATCACATGCAGGGCCCGGCCTCTTCGCCGATCCTGTTCGAGGACCTCGTTATCGTTACCGTCGAGGGGACCGACAACCAATTCATGGCGGCGTTGAACAAGATGACGGGGGACACGGTGTGGCGGTACGACCGGCCGGCCGATCTGTACACGGACGCCATACAGGGCGTGTACAAAAAGTCGTATCAGACGCCGGTGATTGTCGACATAGATGGCGAACCGCAGTTGATCAGCAACGGCGCGTTGCTCGTAACCGGCCACGAACCGCGCACCGGAAAAGAAGTCTGGCGTGTGCGATACCGGGACGACAGCACGATCTCGCGCATCGTGTCCGGACACGGTTTGCTGTTCGTAAATACCGGTGGTTCTCCCGGCGCGACACAGTTGTTCGCGATTAAGCAGGGCGGGGCGGGAGACGTGACGGACACCCATGTCGTTTGGAGGATGCTCGAAGATGCGCCGCACGAATCGTCGCCCGTGCTTGTCGATGATTTGCTCTACACGATGAGCGAGGGCGCCACCTTGATTTGCACGGACGCAACGACGGGCGAGCAGGTGTGGTCGCAGCGGTCGAGTGGCGACTATTGGGCGTCGCTGTTGGCCACAAACGATCGCGTCTATATACCGGGGAGAAAAGGCGCGACCACCGTCATCGCGACCGGCCGCGAGTACCGCGAACTGGCAGTCAATCGGCTTGACGGCGACCTGTGGGCCTCGCCCGCGGTCATCGGCAACGCCCTGCTGCTCCGCACGAAGACACACCTGTATCGCATTGAGGAGTGA
- a CDS encoding sulfatase yields the protein MKDSWFKTERFTQPSGHYFSRITHRIDPAMANDYTECRIRMSSPIPGRFTFVWQNEVEPGIAENPGVPFTVVGDDEVHEYAIALVGQDAAGWVPPITAVGVVGPGKEFKVESITLTSTPPDGPERITLGNVTMESVDPIPAVWTVAVKPGAQFEAHVALLDSGAAKSDGAVFRVRARENSGNAITFAEKPIGAKERGKWHALRAPLEPYAGKTIELLFDVDPRRSAHGDYAVWGNPIVFGSGETARTPIILISCDTMRADHLSCYGYERETSPNLDAFAIEAVLFESAITPETWTLTAHTSMLTGLYPARHRVNASTNLAESVQTLPETLADAGYFTGGFTGYRLWMSPTSGIAHGFDTYSTPTLVRDMVETKGLVHAWLDSHTATPFFLFFHNYDLHSKYGLDQCENCDLPYYPPPNTPLHFAKDVLEPETLRERFRPSPTDHLIAACGKEDVLSPEDIAHMIAMYDDSIRGVDAGLAECFARLKAMNRYDDALIIVTADHGEQFGEHNQFVHEHVYEGAARVPLLIKFPNGEYGGKRIREMVQLVDLMPTILDVAGVAAPASDGQSLLPLIKGEGQPAPWAYIRRQTIVAVRNNDWKYLQNIETGVAELYHLANDPTESIDVLDQNPTERTRLAELTEQFFVENRQGWHIAFMRPARNWHGSVIATTGDSFEAVKLLLGGSVSHNDPVKWDKHTATANMGVLAREELLLRTSAPDERVSLRISATKPFIVMLGDANPVKGRKFAAKLDPASPPAKPLLPAAVDKPTFFVWHEAEPATGTKAPELTPEEIKALNALGYSRDIQFESKKPPTEN from the coding sequence GTGAAGGACTCTTGGTTCAAGACCGAACGCTTCACGCAGCCTTCGGGACACTACTTTTCCCGAATCACCCACCGCATCGACCCTGCGATGGCAAACGACTACACCGAATGCCGGATCCGGATGAGTTCGCCCATTCCCGGACGCTTCACTTTCGTTTGGCAGAACGAGGTTGAACCCGGCATCGCGGAGAATCCCGGCGTCCCCTTCACGGTCGTGGGCGATGATGAGGTGCATGAATACGCGATTGCGCTGGTGGGGCAGGACGCCGCCGGTTGGGTGCCCCCAATTACGGCAGTCGGCGTGGTTGGACCGGGGAAAGAATTCAAGGTCGAATCGATAACGCTAACCAGTACACCACCCGATGGGCCAGAACGGATCACATTGGGCAACGTAACGATGGAATCGGTGGACCCAATCCCGGCGGTCTGGACCGTCGCTGTCAAGCCCGGCGCACAGTTTGAAGCCCATGTAGCCTTGCTTGATTCTGGGGCCGCGAAGTCCGACGGAGCGGTTTTTCGCGTTCGCGCGCGCGAGAATTCAGGAAATGCGATCACGTTTGCCGAAAAACCGATCGGCGCAAAGGAGAGGGGAAAGTGGCATGCGCTGCGCGCGCCATTGGAGCCTTACGCGGGCAAGACGATCGAGCTGTTGTTCGACGTAGACCCCAGGCGTTCCGCGCACGGTGATTACGCAGTGTGGGGGAATCCAATCGTTTTTGGAAGCGGCGAAACGGCGCGCACGCCAATCATTTTGATTTCGTGCGATACCATGCGCGCGGACCATCTCTCGTGTTACGGCTACGAACGCGAGACGTCGCCCAACCTTGACGCCTTCGCAATAGAAGCGGTCCTGTTCGAAAGCGCGATCACGCCGGAAACGTGGACGCTTACCGCGCACACGAGCATGTTGACCGGCCTGTACCCCGCGCGCCATCGCGTGAATGCGAGCACCAACCTCGCCGAATCCGTACAGACCTTGCCGGAAACTCTGGCTGATGCGGGGTACTTCACGGGCGGATTCACCGGTTATCGACTTTGGATGTCGCCGACGAGCGGAATCGCGCACGGATTTGACACGTATTCGACGCCAACGTTGGTCCGGGACATGGTCGAGACCAAGGGGTTGGTCCATGCGTGGCTCGATTCCCATACGGCCACCCCCTTTTTTCTCTTCTTCCACAACTACGATTTGCACAGCAAATACGGCCTGGATCAATGCGAGAACTGCGATCTGCCGTATTACCCCCCTCCCAACACGCCTCTGCATTTCGCGAAAGACGTGTTGGAACCGGAAACGCTGCGGGAGCGGTTCCGTCCAAGTCCGACCGACCATCTGATTGCTGCGTGTGGCAAGGAAGATGTGCTGTCACCCGAGGACATTGCCCACATGATCGCGATGTACGACGATTCGATTCGCGGCGTCGACGCGGGATTGGCCGAATGCTTCGCAAGACTCAAGGCTATGAATCGATATGACGACGCATTGATCATCGTTACCGCGGACCATGGCGAACAGTTTGGCGAACACAATCAGTTCGTCCACGAACACGTTTACGAGGGTGCGGCTCGAGTTCCGCTATTGATTAAGTTCCCAAACGGCGAATACGGCGGAAAGCGAATCCGCGAGATGGTTCAGCTCGTGGACTTGATGCCGACGATACTCGATGTTGCGGGTGTTGCGGCGCCCGCAAGCGACGGACAAAGCCTACTGCCGCTCATTAAGGGCGAAGGCCAGCCTGCGCCGTGGGCGTACATCCGGCGCCAAACGATCGTCGCCGTGCGGAACAACGACTGGAAATACCTGCAAAATATCGAGACCGGCGTTGCGGAGTTGTATCATCTCGCGAACGATCCCACGGAGAGCATCGACGTCTTGGATCAGAATCCCACCGAGCGGACGCGGTTGGCCGAACTCACCGAGCAATTCTTCGTCGAGAACCGCCAGGGTTGGCACATCGCGTTCATGCGCCCTGCGCGCAATTGGCACGGCTCTGTGATCGCGACAACCGGCGATTCGTTCGAGGCCGTAAAGCTGCTTCTCGGCGGTTCGGTCAGTCACAACGATCCCGTCAAATGGGACAAACACACCGCGACTGCAAATATGGGAGTGCTGGCTCGGGAGGAATTGCTGCTCCGCACGAGTGCACCGGACGAACGGGTCTCGCTGCGAATCTCCGCCACAAAACCGTTCATCGTGATGCTCGGCGACGCCAATCCCGTCAAAGGGAGAAAATTTGCGGCGAAACTCGACCCGGCGTCGCCGCCGGCGAAACCCCTGTTGCCCGCCGCCGTGGACAAACCAACTTTCTTCGTATGGCACGAAGCAGAACCGGCCACGGGTACGAAAGCGCCGGAGCTGACGCCCGAAGAAATCAAGGCGCTAAATGCATTGGGTTACAGCCGCGATATCCAATTTGAATCCAAAAAGCCCCCGACGGAGAATTGA
- a CDS encoding exo-alpha-sialidase — protein MDRLRTTRTLLLFCSLITWCGCVVLAAPPEVIKPQAPLYTVVRGEHGVILLTKNGDRFEVISTVEQARAWSGDAPNFKVPAGTPPSTQLLLDSSGVLHAFSLKARGDGRKPAVDFFIDLWHSRTEDNGARWSESKPYFEGYVGDVLDFDQLPNGRIVVPFAYWVPGLEDGPPVGSNRTTSVVSDDGGATWSKPVSALTSPCYPDHNGSNNGAVEPGILPLRDGRIWMLMRTQAGFLYQSFSRDGVNWAEAASSRFHSSSGPPSLLRLPDGRIAVFWNNCEMPPREQGQGVYGGRDAIHAAISDDEGRTWQGFREFYRDRRRNETPPHSGDRGTAYPISGSSKDGKMVVLAGQGGSGRNVIFIDPDWLTETHASDDFSNGLDAWSVFKEFGPASGWWRDRCQGPELIDHPTKPGAKVMHVRRPDDKHPDAAVWNFPNGRRGVLSVRLMPREGFGGGNLALTNRFFNPNDVRGDSLAMFSLSLPTDGLLGKKPALRTGTMHTIKLAWDIDRHRCDVRVDGQQVTSLALLNSTDNGVSYLRLASTAAEIDPAGFIVESVDVVIEEARTLPGEPGIDIPPESPSPATHGVRHESP, from the coding sequence GTGGACAGGTTGAGGACCACGCGCACTCTACTTCTCTTCTGTAGTCTTATTACGTGGTGCGGCTGCGTCGTACTCGCCGCACCGCCGGAAGTCATAAAGCCGCAGGCGCCGTTGTACACCGTCGTGCGTGGGGAGCATGGGGTCATTCTGCTCACGAAGAACGGCGATCGATTTGAAGTAATCTCCACTGTCGAGCAGGCCCGCGCGTGGAGCGGCGACGCGCCAAATTTCAAGGTCCCCGCGGGCACGCCGCCGTCCACGCAGTTGCTGCTGGACTCGTCCGGCGTCTTGCACGCCTTCTCGTTGAAAGCTCGCGGCGACGGGCGCAAACCCGCGGTCGATTTCTTCATTGACTTGTGGCACAGCCGTACCGAAGACAACGGCGCGCGATGGAGCGAGTCGAAACCGTACTTCGAGGGTTATGTCGGCGACGTACTCGATTTTGATCAGCTCCCGAACGGGCGCATCGTCGTTCCGTTCGCATATTGGGTTCCTGGATTGGAGGACGGCCCACCGGTCGGATCGAACCGAACTACATCGGTTGTATCGGACGATGGCGGAGCGACGTGGTCGAAGCCGGTGTCTGCGCTGACCTCGCCGTGCTATCCCGATCACAACGGCAGTAACAATGGCGCAGTCGAACCCGGCATTCTGCCGCTGCGTGACGGGCGTATCTGGATGCTGATGCGCACGCAAGCAGGTTTCTTGTATCAGTCGTTCTCGCGCGACGGCGTGAACTGGGCCGAGGCCGCGTCGTCGCGGTTCCATTCGTCATCGGGCCCGCCGAGTCTCTTGCGATTGCCCGACGGGCGCATCGCCGTGTTCTGGAACAACTGCGAGATGCCCCCGCGCGAGCAGGGACAGGGCGTGTATGGCGGGCGCGACGCGATTCACGCCGCGATTTCCGATGACGAAGGCCGTACGTGGCAGGGTTTCCGCGAGTTTTATCGCGACCGCCGCCGCAATGAAACGCCGCCGCACAGCGGCGATCGCGGCACCGCGTATCCTATCAGCGGGTCGTCGAAGGACGGCAAGATGGTGGTGCTGGCCGGACAAGGCGGTTCGGGCCGCAACGTGATTTTTATCGATCCCGATTGGCTCACAGAGACGCATGCATCGGACGATTTCAGTAACGGCCTCGATGCGTGGTCGGTGTTCAAAGAGTTTGGACCCGCGTCCGGGTGGTGGCGCGACCGCTGTCAGGGTCCGGAATTGATCGACCATCCAACAAAACCGGGCGCCAAGGTGATGCATGTCCGCCGCCCGGACGACAAGCACCCGGACGCCGCGGTATGGAACTTTCCAAACGGCAGGAGGGGCGTGCTCTCGGTCCGGCTTATGCCGCGCGAAGGATTCGGCGGCGGCAACCTCGCGCTGACGAACCGCTTTTTCAATCCCAACGATGTTCGCGGCGATTCGCTCGCCATGTTCAGTCTGTCGCTGCCGACAGACGGTCTCCTGGGCAAAAAACCGGCGCTCCGGACCGGGACGATGCACACCATCAAACTTGCATGGGACATCGACCGGCACCGCTGCGACGTGCGCGTGGATGGCCAACAGGTAACATCTCTGGCGTTGTTGAATTCGACAGATAACGGCGTGAGCTATCTGAGACTGGCATCGACTGCTGCTGAAATCGACCCCGCCGGGTTCATCGTCGAATCGGTAGACGTGGTCATCGAAGAAGCGCGGACGCTTCCCGGCGAGCCGGGAATCGACATTCCACCCGAATCGCCATCGCCCGCAACGCACGGAGTACGACATGAATCTCCCTGA
- a CDS encoding VCBS repeat-containing protein produces MSAHCVLTMLTALSLWALPSSAETWVDDSFEDFADGTLGESGQNIYVARDGSVRTIHRFDINHDGWIDLLLNCTHDLIGILPSTAAWLTPDGGTAHAPLAVEGASAVATGDLNKDGYTDLVFCPNRNGVQSDRRIVQVIYGGPDGWPASRSNGILPASNATAVAICNLNADNWPDIAVLNGKAWLPKQGDGQIVRVFFGGASGFLLNNYRDFGIPNAIAVRAADFDANGWADLAVLKTDRSIEIVWATQGTDQLILETAMIPLPGEGAQCMTIADVDSDSQPECIVGTSSGQLFVAGCKPSREIREPISLKAFESSHIAAGDLDGDGSCDLVLTQVAIARASGGEATGADKSREAHVRVLWGDHGAFDAARMTELRAPYATASAIGDLNRDGHADLAVAVYQGAESFSTNAALFPGNGTREFRQSDLTVPVSGATDVAIVPAENELPARTVFCNSAGGTVNERVPSYLYYNGPNGFSVDNRVLIPFVSGYEASAADLNLDGWTDIIAMCSGHLGPGAESLVELGANIFYGTRDGIDLKTKPTVLREYNLYSSNVADLNKDGYLDLVLGAFDPPKPGEKDLLVIYYGGKDGYSTERRTAISSEGRSSICVIADFDRDAWLDIAVTCYGKDLVRIFHGGKDGFSESLQSQLVAPQPIEMETADLNADGFLDLIVGSYNDKVTGDFDTGSLIFWGSADGFHEWNAQWLPGSAPVGTTVADWDGDGHLDIFASHYHGNRTRENLPSYIYWGSERGFDTRDRTTLICDSPSDGLAADFDKDGKLDLAVSCHTRDGNHSADSKVYYNDGNRFANPRVTLLPAVGPHWMWTEDMGNIYNRHWEESYVSSVMSWDAARSKGNVTLDADVPQGTAIAIEIRSAPNADALNGAPWRAIDASGAFRVDAADRAFQYRVTFHSDNGDRYPVLSRVSMDITP; encoded by the coding sequence ATGAGCGCTCATTGCGTGCTAACGATGTTGACCGCGCTTAGTCTTTGGGCGCTGCCATCGAGCGCCGAAACGTGGGTTGACGATTCCTTTGAAGATTTCGCGGACGGCACGCTCGGCGAATCGGGACAGAACATATACGTCGCGCGCGACGGAAGCGTCCGCACCATTCATCGATTCGACATCAATCATGACGGCTGGATCGATCTCCTCCTCAACTGCACGCACGACCTCATCGGCATTCTCCCGTCTACGGCCGCGTGGTTGACCCCCGACGGCGGAACGGCCCACGCGCCGCTTGCCGTCGAAGGCGCAAGCGCCGTCGCGACCGGCGACCTGAACAAGGATGGCTACACGGACCTTGTGTTCTGTCCCAATCGCAACGGTGTTCAGTCCGACCGTCGAATCGTGCAAGTGATCTACGGAGGACCTGACGGTTGGCCCGCCTCGCGTAGCAACGGCATCTTGCCGGCTTCTAACGCCACTGCGGTTGCCATCTGCAATCTGAACGCTGACAACTGGCCTGACATCGCCGTGTTGAACGGCAAGGCATGGTTGCCCAAACAGGGCGACGGTCAAATCGTGCGCGTATTCTTTGGCGGCGCTAGCGGCTTTCTCTTGAACAACTACCGGGACTTCGGCATCCCGAATGCCATCGCCGTTCGCGCCGCCGACTTCGACGCGAACGGCTGGGCCGATTTGGCCGTGTTGAAAACGGACCGGTCAATCGAAATTGTGTGGGCCACGCAGGGTACTGACCAGCTTATTCTCGAAACTGCGATGATACCGCTGCCCGGCGAGGGCGCGCAGTGCATGACCATAGCCGACGTTGACTCGGACAGCCAACCCGAATGCATTGTCGGTACGAGTAGCGGCCAGCTATTCGTCGCGGGGTGCAAACCGTCCCGCGAAATTCGTGAACCGATTTCGTTAAAGGCGTTCGAGTCATCCCACATTGCTGCCGGGGACCTCGACGGCGACGGCAGTTGCGATCTCGTACTGACCCAAGTCGCCATTGCGCGCGCCTCCGGAGGCGAAGCGACCGGCGCGGACAAGTCTCGGGAAGCGCACGTCCGCGTCTTGTGGGGCGATCATGGGGCATTCGACGCTGCGCGCATGACGGAGCTGCGGGCGCCGTACGCCACCGCTTCAGCGATCGGCGATCTGAATCGCGACGGGCACGCGGACCTCGCCGTTGCCGTGTATCAGGGCGCCGAATCGTTTTCGACAAACGCCGCGCTCTTTCCTGGAAACGGTACGCGCGAATTCAGGCAAAGCGACTTGACCGTTCCCGTCAGCGGAGCAACCGACGTTGCCATTGTTCCGGCGGAGAATGAACTACCAGCGCGAACGGTGTTCTGCAATAGCGCCGGCGGCACGGTGAACGAACGCGTGCCGTCCTACCTCTACTACAACGGGCCGAACGGCTTCAGCGTCGACAATCGCGTCCTGATTCCCTTCGTCAGCGGCTACGAAGCCAGCGCCGCGGACCTGAACCTCGACGGCTGGACCGACATCATTGCGATGTGTTCCGGTCATCTCGGCCCCGGCGCGGAGAGTCTCGTCGAACTCGGCGCGAACATCTTCTACGGCACGCGCGACGGCATCGACCTCAAAACCAAGCCGACCGTCCTGCGCGAATACAACCTCTACAGCAGCAACGTCGCTGACTTAAACAAGGACGGCTATCTCGATCTCGTCCTCGGCGCCTTCGATCCGCCGAAACCCGGTGAAAAGGATTTGCTCGTCATTTACTACGGCGGCAAAGACGGCTACTCAACCGAACGTCGCACCGCGATTTCCTCGGAGGGCCGATCATCGATCTGCGTCATAGCCGACTTCGACCGCGACGCCTGGCTCGATATCGCCGTGACCTGCTACGGCAAGGACCTCGTCCGCATCTTTCACGGTGGCAAGGACGGCTTCTCCGAGTCGCTCCAGTCGCAACTCGTCGCGCCGCAACCAATCGAAATGGAAACGGCCGATCTGAATGCCGACGGCTTCCTCGACCTCATCGTCGGTAGTTACAACGACAAGGTCACGGGCGATTTCGACACCGGGTCGCTCATCTTCTGGGGCAGCGCCGACGGCTTTCATGAATGGAACGCCCAATGGCTCCCCGGCAGCGCGCCGGTCGGCACCACCGTTGCTGACTGGGACGGCGACGGTCATCTCGACATCTTCGCCTCGCACTACCACGGCAACCGCACGCGCGAGAACCTGCCCAGTTACATCTACTGGGGCAGTGAGCGCGGCTTCGACACGCGCGACCGCACCACGCTGATCTGCGATTCGCCCTCCGACGGTCTTGCCGCGGATTTCGACAAGGACGGCAAACTCGATCTCGCCGTCTCCTGCCATACGCGTGACGGCAACCACTCCGCGGACTCGAAAGTCTATTACAACGACGGCAACCGCTTCGCCAATCCGCGCGTCACGCTCCTGCCCGCCGTCGGCCCGCATTGGATGTGGACCGAAGACATGGGCAACATTTACAACCGCCACTGGGAAGAATCATACGTCTCGTCCGTCATGTCATGGGACGCGGCGCGCTCGAAAGGGAATGTGACCCTCGATGCCGATGTTCCGCAAGGTACGGCGATTGCCATCGAGATACGATCGGCGCCGAATGCCGACGCGCTGAACGGCGCCCCGTGGCGTGCGATCGACGCCTCAGGCGCGTTCCGCGTCGATGCGGCGGACCGCGCGTTCCAGTACCGAGTTACGTTTCACTCGGACAACGGCGACCGCTATCCGGTGCTCAGCCGCGTCTCGATGGACATTACGCCGTAA